The genomic DNA TGACCCGAGGACCGAAAACGCCTCCTCGACCCCGTTTCCTCTTATCAAGTCCAATATTACCCTAGCCTTTTTTGGCGATGTTCTAGCGTACTTATGCACTGCCCGGGAGACCATCTCTTCACCCTTTTAACCTGTGGTTTTTTCAAGTTTTGCCTTCTTATCTCCTCCGCCATGCCCGGTAAAGGTGCGCGTGGGAGAAAACTCTCCTAACTTATGACCCACCATGTATTCGGTTATGTATACCGGAATAAACTTCTTCCCGTTATAAACGGCAAAGGTAAGACCTATCATGTCTGGAATAATCATCGAATCCCGGGACCAGGTTTTGATGATACGCTGGTCTCCTGAAGTCTTCGCTGCTTGAATTTTCTTGAGCAGTTTTGAGTCTACATAAGGGCCTTTTTTATTCGACCTTGCCATGTTTACTCCTTCTCTTGATTGCGGATTTTAGATCTCGGATTTCGGATTAAGATATTCCGCAATCCGCATTCCGATTTCCGAAATCTATTTGTCCATTCCATAACCTATTCTTCTGCGTTTTACTATGAATTTATCCGTCCTCTTGTTTTTTCTTGTCTTGTATCCTATTGTAATCCAACCCCATGGTGAAACCGGATGAGGATTTCCTTTCGTGGCCTTCCCCTCTCCCCCGCCGTGTGGATGGTCTACTGGATTCATCGCCACCCCCCTTACATGAGGGCGTCGGCCCATGTGTCTAGTTCTTCCGGCCTTACCTATTACCACCAACTCGTGCTCCAGGTTCCCCACTCTGCCGATGGTAGCCATGCAGTTAAGTGGAACCAGACGAATCTCTCCGGAGCTTAGCTTTAGCTGGGCATAATCCCCCTCTTTAGCCAATATCTGAGCGGAAGCTCCGGCCGCTCGCAGTATTTTGCCGCCGCCGCCCGGCTTTAACTCCACGTTGTGTATCAAGGTCCCCAGGGGGATATTTTTTAGGGGAAG from Thermodesulfobacteriota bacterium includes the following:
- the rpsS gene encoding 30S ribosomal protein S19; amino-acid sequence: MARSNKKGPYVDSKLLKKIQAAKTSGDQRIIKTWSRDSMIIPDMIGLTFAVYNGKKFIPVYITEYMVGHKLGEFSPTRTFTGHGGGDKKAKLEKTTG
- the rplB gene encoding 50S ribosomal protein L2, producing MGIKKYNPKTPGTRFKTSLDFSEVTTDRPHKKLTESLKKRAGRNSQGRVSSRHRGGGHKRLYRIIDFKRDKFDVPAKVATIEYDPNRSARIALLNYKDGEKRYIIAPDGLNVGDTVVSSGESVDIVTGNALPLKNIPLGTLIHNVELKPGGGGKILRAAGASAQILAKEGDYAQLKLSSGEIRLVPLNCMATIGRVGNLEHELVVIGKAGRTRHMGRRPHVRGVAMNPVDHPHGGGEGKATKGNPHPVSPWGWITIGYKTRKNKRTDKFIVKRRRIGYGMDK